One Setaria viridis chromosome 3, Setaria_viridis_v4.0, whole genome shotgun sequence DNA window includes the following coding sequences:
- the LOC117847235 gene encoding exonuclease 1, translated as MGIPNLLRFLKPFIEPVHINKYAGKRVGIDAYSWLHKGAYSCSMELCMNPKSTAARRYISYFMHHVNLLRHYKVVPVVVFDGGSMPCKAATDNERQRRRELSLNMAKEKLEQGNTAAAVDLFRKAVHITPSMAYELIQILRSENVEFVVAPYEADAQLAYLTTLDADQGGIAAVVTEDSDLIAYCCPAIIFKMDRFGNGEEFTMERTLKTDKDGLSFRDFDQQLFTGMCVLAGCDFLPSISGIGTKRAYSVISKYKDINRVISNLKLDKRYSVPNDYADSFWRTLAVFNHARVYDVKSKSLKHLKPLDEQSLTSLDGDLDILGPALSPSIARGIAEGHLNPITMKAFDQYSRIISPIDFLDTSAFEVANQCGSQEISTQKSCITILSSQESNENMIVDEISSDGKKCKKGVLALSKFLLQKQSPRVEGNEVEPKNIPENNPFKKRKLPTDKGQEIGQNELVLDLQDEKSSLSCSSLSQESNHTIKNTKQLSLGQEDHDEPSLLVNEVPVAICSSLTRHSVKSVPNKIVSKRQKILKRSMDKTNKKVNGSSGILKFFTRL; from the exons ATGGGGATCCCCAACCTTCTCCGCTTTCTCAAGCCGTTCATCGAGCCGGTGCACATCAACAAGTACGCCGGCAAGCGG GTCGGCATAGATGCCTACTCCTGGCTCCACAAAGGAG CCTATTCTTGCAGTATGGAGCTGTGTATGAACCCCAAGAGCACTGCAGCCAGGCGCTACATCAGCTACTTCATGCACCACGTCAACCTCCTCCGGCATTACAAAGTTGTTCCCGTCGTCGTCTTTGATGGGGGCAGCATGCCTTGCAAGGCAGCCACGGATAATGAGCGGCAGAG GAGGAGGGAACTCAGTCTGAACATggcaaaagaaaagcttgaGCAAGGAAACACAGCTGCCGCCGTTGATCTATTCCGG AAAGCTGTGCACATTACTCCATCGATGGCTTATGAACTAATTCAG ATATTGCGGtcagaaaatgttgaatttgtGGTTGCTCCATATGAAGCTGATGCACAGTTGGCATATCTAACTACTCTTGATGCTGATCAAGGGGGCATAGCTGCTGTAGTTACAGAAGACAGTGACTTAATAGCATATTGTTGCCCTGCT ATTATATTTAAGATGGATCGATTCGGGAATGGTGAAGAATTCACAATGGAAAGAACCCTAAAGACAGATAAAGATGGTCTTTCCTTCCGAGATTTCGATCAACAACTTTTTACAG GCATGTGTGTTCTTGCAGGATGTGACTTCCTTCCGTCGATTTCAGGCATTGGTACTAAACGAGCATATTCTGTCATCTCAAAATATAAAGACATAAATCGT GTTATATCAAACTTAAAGCTTGACAAGCGGTACTCTGTCCCAAATGATTATGCTGATTCCTTTTGGAGAACTCTTGCAGTGTTCAACCATGCTAGAGT ATATGATGTCAAAAGCAAGTCACTTAAACATTTGAAACCTTTGGATGAACAGTCTCTTACTTCCTTGGATGGAGACCTGGATATTCTTGGACC AGCATTATCACCATCAATTGCAAGAGGGATTGCAGAGGGGCACCTGAATCCTATTACCATGAAAGCATTCGACCAGTACTCCAGGATCATTAGCCCTATTGATTTCCTTGATACCTCGGCATTTGAAGTTGCTAATCAATGTGGTTCTCAGGAAATTTCGACACAAAAGAGCTGTATTACAATCCTTTCATCCCAGGAAAGCAATGAAAATATGATAG TTGATGAGATTTCAAGTGATGGGAAAAAGTGCAAAAAAGGAGTTCTTGCCCTTAGCAAATTTCTACTGCAGAAGCAATCCCCCCGAGTGGAAGGCAATGAAGTGGAGCCAAAAAATATCCCTGAGAACAACCCATTCAAGAAAAGGAAATTACCTACTGATAAAGGTCAAGAAATAGGTCAAAATGAGTTAGTTCTTGATCTGCAAGATGAAAAATCAAGTCTATCGTGCTCATCATTGTCACAAGAAAGCAACCACACAATCAAGAATACAAAACAATTGAGTTTGGGCCAAGAAGATCATGATGAGCCAAGTTTGTTGGTGAATGAAGTACCTGTTGCTATTTGCTCATCATTGACACGGCATAGTGTCAAATCTGTGCCAAATAAAATAGTTTCGAAGAGGCAAAAAATTCTGAAGAGGTCAATGGATAAGACAAACAAAAAGGTTAATGGAAGTAGTGGAATATTGAAATTTTTCACGCGGTTGTAA
- the LOC117846859 gene encoding uncharacterized protein, protein MELRSGRRLVPPQRGGVRSGGRAPRHTGLGGGGDDRLSAIPDGELSSRAMELRSGRRLVPPQGGVVRRGGRARRHRADRLSALPDEILLQVLAALGSTAEAARTTVLGRRWAGLWPELHVLAQAFRGVEPACTFRDVLAGGRRRPDTRRLVLHVSRRDDGVVTAAEVTSLLRAAEKHRPPELTLIVGGGSDKDRRLPFELPCFATATNMELQIWRRSFTLPPAGEFTRLERLSISLCVVDPSVFLDRCPCLRKLVMDGYWEQDAVAVRSESLEEVVIKDLPLAVAGGGASRRVDVVAPLLKKVTLFSCGKRGLVMKFSDSSNNVENLSYKYYSMSSCSVGSGCWRLKGLDMAMAVESSSSGYGPANLVRVLSLEIIALNEPYHARVNRIFAEEIACLPAKNFSVLKLELPLLDGFVVGPLVFHLLSTVSVIQKLQMVLSPITTSYARRGSRIRVDQDTSFTELEEVDIHGFDCFLNGILEECEDNLPRGPSHVGGKDTYEGHIN, encoded by the exons ATGGAGCTGCGGTCGGGGCGCCGCCTTGTCCCGCCGCAGAGAGGCGGCGTACGTAGCGGCGGCCGTGCTCCGCGCCATacgggcctcggcggcggcggggatgacCGGCTCAGCGCCATCCCCGACGGGGAGCTGTCGTCGCGAGCCATGGAGCTGCGGTcgggccgccgcctcgtcccgcCGCAGGGAGGCGTCGTACGTCGCGGCGGCCGGGCTCGGCGCCACCGCGCCGACCGCCTCAGCGCCCTCCCCGACGAGATCCTGCTGCAAGTCCTCGCCGCCCTCGGATCCACCGCGGAGGCCGCGCGCACGACCGTCCTCGGCCGCCGGTGGGCCGGCCTCTGGCCGGAGCTCCACGTGCTGGCGCAGGCCTTCCGCGGCGTCGAGCCCGCATGCACGTTCCGCGACGTGCTCGCcggggggcgccgccgcccggacaCCAGGCGCCTCGTGCTCCACGTCTCCAGGCGGGACGACGGGGTCGTCACCGCCGCGGAGGTCACCTCGCTGCTCCGCGCCGCCGAGAAGCACAGGCCGCCGGAGCTCACCCTCATCGTGGGCGGGGGAAGCGACAAGGAccggcgtctcccgttcgagcTCCCTTGCTTCGCGACGGCGACCAACATGGAGCTCCAGATCTGGAGGCGGAGCTTCAccctgccgccggccggtgAGTTCACCCGCCTAGAGAGGCTGTCTATCTCCCTCTGCGTCGTCGACCCTAGcgtcttcctcgaccgctgcCCATGCCTGCGCAAGCTTGTCATGGACGGCTACTGGGAGCAGGACGCGGTCGCCGTCCGCTCGGAGTCGCTCGAGGAGGTCGTCATCAAGGACTTgcctctcgccgtcgccggcggcggcgcgtcgcggCGTGTCGACGTCGTGGCCCCACTTCTCAAAAAGGTCACGCTGTTTTCCTGTGGGAAGCGGGGCCTGGTCATGAAGTTCTCGGACTCGTCCAATAATGTTGAGAACCTCTCGTACAAGTATTACTCCATGTCGTCTTGTTCCGTTGGGTCTGGTTGCTGGCGTCTCAAGGGTCTGGACATGGCCATGGCGGTCGAGTCATCGAGCAGCGGATACGGGCCGGCCAATCTTGTCCGCGTGCTTTCGCTGGAGATCATAGCCCTCAAC GAGCCGTATCATGCTCGTGTGAACCGAATCTTTGCTGAAGAAATAGCATGCCTCCCAGCGAAGAACTTCTCTGTTTTGAAGCTGGAACTGCCTCTACTGGATGGGTTTGTTGTTGGGCCACTTGTGTTTCACCTGCTCAGCACTGTCAGTGTTATTCAAAAGCTGCAGATGGTCCTATCTCCAATCACG ACATCGTATGCCCGAAGGGGTTCTCGCATCCGGGTAGATCAAGATACCTCCTTCACTGAGCTTGAAGAGGTCGACATCCATGGCTTCGAT TGTTTTTTGAATGGGATTCTTGAGGAATGTGAAGACAATCTGCCCCGAGGCCCGTCGCATGTAGGCG GTAAGGATACTTATGAGGGGCATATCAACTGA
- the LOC140222135 gene encoding uncharacterized protein, which translates to MEMDLGSSGRRLRPRRSSPERDGDNGEGRIGALPDALLVLVLSWLGSTAEVARTSLVSPRWRSLWPELPVLVFRGIGPDTLADLLAKARHPNLSRLELQIPRQDPGVPASRISSLLRAADEHNPEEVVFNVGGSDDDGVPFELPFFARATSIDLRIWNRRFVLPPAGVFSTLEKLSLSLCRVEPSEFLPRCPCLRVLDVDCYWLKGDVDVRSDSLEELVLRDVPNRDAVYRMQRRVYIVAPRLKKFKLQSYGHAEMKASFSAPAPMMETLSLRYCSIFSRGVGFTRHWRLMGLNTTMEWWGRDGQLSNPVRVRVLSLVIVYHTNYHAVDRTFGEEILRLPVNNFSILKLELRSMWHVFGEVVFDLLKTLNAIQRLELVLPQTMDHVWTPRRRFHYNPDGWTNEHILLPHLEELEIERFHVIDHDIDMVKLLFTSAPELKTVRIQLFASVSQSDPGYKELCSVFWKNTSAKCYVNGRLEEPEEN; encoded by the exons ATGGAGATGGACCTCGGGTCAtcgggccgccgcctccgcccgcggcgCAGCTCACCGGAGCGCGACGGCGACAACGGGGAGGGACGGATCGGCGCCCTCCCCGACGCACTCCTCGTCCTCGTGCTCTCCTGGCTCGGATCCACGGCCGAAGTCGCGCGCACGAGCCTCGTTTCTCCCCGGTGGCGCTCGCTCTGGCCCGAGCTCCCCGTGCTCGTGTTCCGCGGCATCGGCCCCGACACGCTCGCCGATCTTCTCGCCAAGGCCAGGCACCCCAACCTGAGCCGGCTGGAGCTCCAGATCCCGAGGCAGGACCCCGGGGTCCCGGCGTCGCGGATCTCTTCGCtgctccgcgccgccgacgagcacaACCCGGAGGAGGTCGTCTTCAATGTGggcggcagcgacgacgacggggtCCCCTTCGAGCTGCCCTTCTTCGCGAGGGCCACCTCCATCGACCTCCGGATCTGGAACCGCAGATTCGTCCTGCCTCCGGCCGGCGTCTTCTCGACGCTCGAGAAGCTGAGCCTCTCTCTGTGCCGCGTCGAGCCCAGCGAATTCCTCCCCCGCTGCCCGTGCCTGCGCGTGCTCGACGTCGACTGCTACTGGCTGAAAGGCGACGTCGACGTCCGCTCCGACTCTCTCGAGGAGCTCGTGCTCAGGGACGTGCCTAATCGCGACGCCGTCTACAGGATGCAGCGGCGAGTCTACATCGTCGCCCCCAGGCTTAAGAAATTCAAGCTGCAATCCTACGGACACGCGGAAATGAAGGCGTCGttctcggcgccggcgcccatgATGGAGACGCTCTCTCTCAGATACTGCTCCATATTTTCTCGTGGCGTTGGATTTACCAGGCATTGGCGCCTGATGGGCCTGAACACGACGATGGAGTGGTGGGGAAGAGACGGGCAGCTCTCTAATCCAGTCCGTGTTCGCGTCCTTTCACTGGTGATAGTGTACCAT ACTAATTATCATGCTGTTGATCGGACCTTTGGGGAAGAAATACTACGCCTTCCAGTGAACAACTTCTCTATTTTGAAGCTGGAACTCCGATCGATGTGGCATGTCTTTGGGGAAGTTGTCTTTGATTTGCTCAAGACACTGAATGCCATACAAAGGCTTGAGTTGGTTCTACCACAGACCATG GATCATGTTTGGACACCGAGACGACGTTTCCATTATAATCCTGATGGATGGACAAATGAACATATCTTGTTGCCTCACCTTGAAGAGCTTGAAATCGAACGTTTCCACGTAATTGACCATGATATCGACATGGTAAAGCTTCTATTCACATCTGCGCCGGAGCTAAAGACGGTCCGAATTCAATTGTTTGCTTCGGTTTCCCAAAGTGACCCAGGATACAAAGAACTTTGCAGTGTTTTTTGGAAAAATACTTCTGCCAAATGCTATGTTAATGGAAGACTTGAAGAGCCTGAAGAAAATTAG
- the LOC117847629 gene encoding protein ELC, giving the protein MATAAAPAGTVVLVDAALAPYEHPDLRWLVRKHVLAVLQEFPTLSPSVDTYTSDDGASAVLLNARGPLAVSPALPPILLTVWLPREYPYRPPLVFAFPAAPSAALVPDHPFVDHRTGRVHRTLPYLEGWSVPRSSLAGLVRSLVAALRMCHPLTTASFGFAAGDARTTRAGATPVEEERRRMHAVLVDKLAARLGRDAAAFRGGVDEDIHAMSSMQAGLRTRGDAMDRAVRDLEEERTRLERAVTASLAHRGKLLAWLHKTSPAPDPGVALAPHAAAGRGDAPRWLESKAAELAADDAIDTLGRALENGELSFQEYIKRVKILAREQFFHCYAASKST; this is encoded by the coding sequence ATGGCGactgcggcggcgcccgccggcACGGTGGTGCTGGTAGACGCGGCGCTGGCCCCGTACGAGCACCCCGACCTCCGGTGGCTCGTCCGGAAGCACGTCCTCGCTGTCCTCCAGGAGTTCCCCACCCTCTCGCCCTCCGTCGACACCTACACCAGCGACGACGGCGCCTCCGCCGTGCTGCTCAACGCGCGGGGGCCCCTCGCCGTCTCCCCCGCCCTGCCGCCGATCCTCCTCACCGTATGGCTTCCCAGGGAGTACCCCTACCGTCCGCCGCTCGTCTTCGCCttccccgccgcgccgtcggcggcgctcGTCCCCGACCACCCCTTCGTCGACCACCGCACCGGCCGCGTCCACCGCACGCTGCCGTACCTCGAGGGCTGGAGCGTGCCGCGCTCCAGCCTCGCCGGCCTCGTGCGGAGCCTCGTCGCGGCCCTGAGGATGTGCCACCCGCTGACGACGGCCTCCTTCggcttcgccgccggcgacgccaggACCACCAGAGCCGGAGCGacgccggtggaggaggagcggcggcgcatGCACGCGGTGCTGGTCGACAAGCTCGCCGCGAGGCTGGGCAgggacgccgccgccttccgcggcggcgtcgacgaggaCATCCATGCCATGTCCTCGATGCAAGCCGGGCTCCGGACACGGGGAGACGCCATGGACCGCGCCGTCCGCGACCTAGAAGAGGAGAGGACGCGGCTGGAGCGCGCCGTGACGGCCAGCCTCGCCCACCGCGGGAAGCTTCTCGCCTGGCTGCACAAGACGAGCCCGGCGCCTGATCCGGGAGTGGCACTGGCACCGCACGCGGCTGCAGGGAGAGGGGACGCGCCGCGGTGGTTGGAGAGCaaggcggcggagctcgccgcGGACGACGCCATTGACACCCTTGGCCGCGCGCTGGAGAACGGGGAGCTCAGCTTCCAGGAGTACATCAAGCGCGTGAAGATCCTCGCCAGGGAGCAATTTTTCCATTGCTATGCAGCGTCCAAGTCGACCTAG